In one Mucilaginibacter sp. PAMB04168 genomic region, the following are encoded:
- a CDS encoding RtcB family protein, with amino-acid sequence MGNLKTKDLSKIGYHNDQLRSLVISIAAKNFKHHSKEQLLDLLVQIKDNPEAFLDNELTAKIAEKVIGKMEVPAFSAYELRDEPVYCKTYGGKGIESSAKQQMELANLLPVSVQGALMPDAHMGFGLPIGGVLATHHAVIPYAVGMDIGCRMALTIIDESDGFLNRHEYQIKQALKNHTHFGMEGGLEVRQEHEVLDSPVFNQIPFLKPLRGKAARQLGTSGNGNHFVEFGEIELLPDNTLGLPAKKYTALLTHSGSRGLGSAIAKHYTQIAMNTCQSTTTYPPNYRCRRL; translated from the coding sequence ATGGGCAATTTAAAAACAAAAGATTTAAGTAAAATAGGCTACCACAATGACCAGTTGCGAAGCTTGGTTATCAGCATAGCCGCCAAAAATTTCAAGCACCACAGCAAAGAGCAATTGCTGGATTTGCTGGTGCAGATCAAAGACAATCCCGAAGCGTTTTTAGATAATGAGTTAACCGCTAAGATAGCCGAGAAGGTTATCGGCAAAATGGAAGTACCAGCGTTCAGCGCTTACGAATTGCGGGACGAGCCGGTTTATTGCAAAACTTACGGCGGGAAAGGCATTGAGTCATCTGCTAAACAGCAAATGGAACTGGCAAACCTGCTGCCCGTAAGTGTACAAGGGGCCTTAATGCCCGATGCACATATGGGTTTTGGCTTACCCATTGGCGGTGTGTTGGCTACCCATCATGCAGTTATTCCTTATGCAGTAGGCATGGATATTGGCTGCCGCATGGCACTGACTATCATTGACGAGAGTGATGGCTTCCTCAATCGGCACGAATATCAAATTAAGCAGGCGCTTAAAAATCATACGCACTTCGGTATGGAGGGTGGCTTGGAAGTCAGGCAGGAACATGAGGTGCTGGATAGCCCGGTATTTAACCAAATACCGTTTCTGAAGCCGCTCCGTGGCAAAGCCGCCAGGCAGTTAGGTACCTCGGGCAACGGTAACCACTTTGTCGAGTTTGGTGAGATAGAATTATTGCCTGATAATACTTTGGGCTTGCCTGCCAAAAAGTATACTGCTTTGCTCACCCACTCGGGCAGTAGGGGTTTAGGTTCGGCCATTGCCAAACACTATACGCAGATAGCCATGAACACCTGCCAATCTACCACCACATACCCACCAAATTACCGGTGCCGGCGTTTATAA